Proteins encoded in a region of the Sulfurimonas marina genome:
- a CDS encoding response regulator transcription factor — MNILLLEDEYSLRISIEEFLRDIGYNVDGFTDGNDAYYAIYDKSYDILLLDVNVPSINGFELLKKLKDENINIPAIFLTSMTDIDDLKEGYRRGCCDYIRKPFDLEELELRIEQALASYLQNKSSIIELGPELVYNLKTAKLTYKGEEIVLRKTEKDLLEVLIKNKNAVVSTQMFQDAVWGEYVEPATIRVQLNNLKKKLPLDILQNRRGLGYIIER, encoded by the coding sequence ATGAACATTTTACTTTTAGAAGATGAATATTCACTTCGCATTAGTATAGAGGAGTTTTTACGTGATATTGGATATAACGTAGATGGTTTTACAGATGGGAATGATGCCTATTATGCTATATACGATAAAAGTTATGACATATTACTTTTAGATGTCAATGTCCCTTCGATCAACGGATTTGAACTCCTTAAAAAACTAAAAGATGAAAATATCAACATTCCGGCCATTTTCTTAACATCGATGACAGATATAGACGACTTAAAAGAGGGCTATAGACGCGGTTGTTGTGACTATATTCGAAAACCGTTTGATCTAGAGGAGCTGGAACTCCGCATTGAGCAAGCCTTAGCATCCTACCTGCAAAATAAAAGCTCGATTATAGAGTTAGGACCTGAGCTCGTCTACAATTTAAAAACGGCAAAACTCACATATAAAGGGGAAGAGATCGTTTTACGTAAAACGGAAAAAGATCTTCTTGAGGTACTAATCAAAAATAAAAATGCCGTTGTCTCTACACAGATGTTTCAAGATGCAGTATGGGGAGAGTATGTCGAACCTGCAACCATTAGGGTACAACTAAACAACCTCAAAAAGAAACTTCCACTCGATATTTTGCAAAATAGACGTGGATTAGGATATATCATTGAACGATAA
- a CDS encoding sensor histidine kinase, with the protein MNDNKYSAKYALIYTTLVAVILLAPLVYYTIYMKNIYSIQNELSLKKKSLLVIQAMQEYDQADDYFEYPRFKTFDSGLYGENFQPIFTLIKKPIPYFKKGYYLNNEEAYLIVKLPKERYFGAHYLVLHNTISFAPVYEKVLLILTSIVILIFISSIFFLKTFAKPFQRLNKQLDTFIKDSMHEINTPLAIINVNIDLYNRKYEPNKYLRRMKAATKVLSNIYNDMDYLIKHERLYYEKQDINIKEFLEERIEYFSEVAAMKDIKINSNLENCGTLHLNDKQLQRLIDNNISNAIKYSYDNSTIEIRLYMRDGEPVLEFEDHGVGIEKVEKIFSRYYRENNNKGGFGIGLNIVKSIINEENIELQITSTPKKGSLFRYIFPSNLHKNL; encoded by the coding sequence TTGAACGATAATAAATATTCGGCAAAATACGCACTCATCTACACAACGCTTGTAGCTGTAATTTTACTTGCCCCGCTTGTTTACTATACTATATACATGAAAAACATCTATTCTATCCAGAATGAGCTTTCTCTGAAAAAGAAATCTTTACTTGTTATTCAAGCGATGCAGGAGTACGATCAAGCCGATGATTATTTTGAATATCCTCGCTTTAAAACTTTCGATTCCGGTTTATACGGTGAAAACTTTCAGCCTATATTTACCCTTATTAAAAAACCGATACCCTATTTTAAAAAGGGCTACTATTTAAACAATGAGGAAGCATACCTGATCGTAAAACTTCCAAAAGAGAGATATTTTGGAGCGCATTATCTCGTTTTGCATAATACAATCTCTTTTGCACCCGTGTATGAGAAAGTACTGTTAATTCTTACAAGTATAGTTATCTTGATTTTTATCTCAAGTATATTTTTCTTAAAAACTTTTGCAAAACCTTTTCAAAGACTCAATAAGCAACTCGATACCTTTATCAAAGACTCTATGCATGAGATCAATACCCCTCTTGCCATTATAAACGTCAATATCGATCTATACAATAGAAAATATGAACCAAACAAATACTTACGCAGAATGAAAGCTGCAACAAAAGTACTCTCAAATATTTATAACGATATGGACTATCTTATCAAACATGAACGGCTCTACTATGAAAAACAAGATATAAATATCAAAGAGTTTTTAGAAGAGCGAATAGAATACTTTTCAGAAGTAGCTGCGATGAAAGATATAAAAATCAATTCTAATTTAGAGAATTGCGGAACTCTTCATTTGAATGACAAGCAACTCCAAAGACTCATCGACAATAATATCTCCAATGCTATCAAGTATTCTTATGACAACTCGACTATTGAGATACGACTTTATATGAGAGACGGGGAACCTGTTCTTGAATTTGAAGATCATGGTGTCGGCATAGAAAAAGTTGAGAAAATATTCAGCAGATACTATAGAGAAAACAACAATAAAGGCGGTTTCGGAATAGGATTAAACATAGTAAAATCTATTATCAATGAAGAAAACATAGAGCTTCAAATCACCTCTACACCGAAGAAGGGAAGCCTTTTTAGATACATCTTTCCATCTAACTTACATAAAAATTTATAA
- the soxX gene encoding sulfur oxidation c-type cytochrome SoxX, which yields MNKAVITSLLVGASLFAGNYSKVIEHPDASKMIQNDLLAPAKAYTMPKGCITTDADAIARGEYIFHNLNGKKAKKTPPKGLSKKNADGSPKQYGNCVACHNIEGAKGAGNIGPDLTKYKEYIMDTGARDAQFVYQKIADARIDNPNTHMTINLTTKLFTEQEICDITSYIVAEKK from the coding sequence ATGAATAAAGCAGTAATCACTTCATTACTTGTCGGAGCTTCACTTTTTGCTGGAAACTATAGCAAAGTTATTGAACATCCTGATGCAAGTAAAATGATACAAAATGATTTACTCGCACCTGCAAAAGCTTACACAATGCCTAAGGGTTGTATAACTACTGATGCAGATGCAATTGCTAGAGGTGAGTATATTTTCCATAATCTCAATGGAAAAAAAGCTAAAAAAACACCACCAAAAGGTCTCAGTAAAAAAAATGCTGACGGTTCGCCAAAACAGTATGGAAACTGTGTAGCTTGCCATAACATTGAGGGAGCTAAAGGTGCCGGCAATATTGGTCCTGATTTAACAAAGTACAAAGAGTACATTATGGATACAGGTGCAAGAGATGCACAATTTGTTTATCAGAAAATTGCTGATGCAAGAATTGATAATCCAAATACTCATATGACAATTAACTTAACAACAAAGTTATTCACAGAACAAGAAATATGTGACATTACTTCATATATTGTTGCAGAAAAAAAATAA
- the soxY gene encoding thiosulfate oxidation carrier protein SoxY yields the protein MQRRDFFKKLGSVTAVAAVMPVMSFAADAQPVSPNKMSYETAVNAITGGKTPTKSSKVSLKVPEIAENGAVVPVTVNVESPMTESDYVKSIHILNTKNGNSRCIDVNLTPANGKAMFSTRIKLGGTQDVVAVIELSNGEFLIASQNVKVTIGGCG from the coding sequence ATGCAAAGAAGAGATTTTTTTAAAAAATTAGGAAGTGTAACAGCAGTTGCGGCAGTAATGCCGGTAATGAGTTTTGCAGCAGATGCACAACCTGTAAGTCCAAATAAAATGAGTTACGAAACAGCGGTTAATGCTATCACAGGTGGAAAAACGCCGACAAAATCAAGTAAAGTATCGCTAAAAGTTCCTGAAATTGCGGAAAATGGAGCTGTTGTTCCTGTAACTGTAAATGTTGAGTCTCCTATGACTGAAAGTGACTATGTAAAAAGTATCCATATTTTAAATACTAAAAACGGAAATTCTCGTTGTATCGATGTTAACTTAACACCTGCAAACGGAAAAGCAATGTTCTCTACTCGTATCAAACTAGGCGGTACTCAAGATGTTGTTGCTGTAATAGAACTTAGTAACGGTGAGTTTCTTATAGCTTCACAAAATGTAAAAGTTACTATCGGTGGTTGTGGTTGA
- the soxZ gene encoding thiosulfate oxidation carrier complex protein SoxZ, with the protein MAERKSLIKIKPKRYKDGEVVKVSFMVMHPMDTGMGKDKKTKEIIPAKYINSVKFVYNGKEITNMTVWESLSVNPVFTTYMKINGKGKLTITYTDNTGEVHETSKKIKPKG; encoded by the coding sequence ATGGCAGAAAGAAAATCACTCATTAAAATTAAACCGAAAAGATATAAAGACGGTGAAGTAGTTAAAGTTAGTTTCATGGTAATGCACCCAATGGATACAGGTATGGGAAAAGATAAAAAAACAAAAGAGATCATCCCTGCTAAATATATTAACAGTGTAAAATTTGTTTACAACGGTAAAGAGATCACAAATATGACAGTTTGGGAATCACTTTCAGTTAATCCTGTATTTACAACATACATGAAAATTAACGGTAAAGGTAAACTTACTATTACATATACAGACAACACTGGTGAAGTTCACGAAACAAGCAAAAAGATTAAGCCAAAAGGATAA
- the soxA gene encoding sulfur oxidation c-type cytochrome SoxA encodes MKTGIKIALSIAMLSSLSFGGEQFAMSDADRAMYAEMSENNPADIMVADGESYIEELGGDAALAKYLGVSEDNLPSYIAGFPRYIKKLDMVVGLDQVVQAMMHDQGKKPYTLKSAEMFSVLAYVKSIANGEKINIDVNANPQMKEAYALGKKTFETPRGGRGLSCLSCHSPDMIGTVLRTQPLPELGYPGNAAAATWPAYRMTKSSLRTLQRRFQGCMNNALLKVIPLGSKEMVALEVYLTDKAKNSEIAIPGLKR; translated from the coding sequence ATGAAAACAGGTATTAAAATAGCTCTTAGTATTGCAATGCTCTCTTCATTATCTTTTGGTGGTGAACAGTTTGCAATGAGCGATGCAGACCGCGCAATGTATGCAGAGATGTCAGAAAACAACCCTGCAGACATTATGGTTGCAGACGGTGAAAGTTATATAGAAGAGTTAGGCGGCGATGCTGCACTTGCAAAATATCTTGGTGTAAGCGAAGATAATCTTCCATCATATATCGCAGGATTCCCTCGTTATATTAAAAAACTTGACATGGTTGTTGGACTTGATCAAGTAGTGCAAGCGATGATGCACGATCAAGGTAAAAAACCTTATACACTTAAAAGTGCAGAGATGTTTTCTGTCTTAGCATATGTAAAGTCTATTGCTAACGGTGAAAAGATTAACATTGACGTAAATGCAAACCCTCAAATGAAAGAGGCATATGCACTTGGAAAGAAAACGTTTGAGACTCCAAGAGGTGGAAGAGGATTATCATGTCTTAGCTGTCACTCTCCTGACATGATCGGTACTGTTTTAAGAACGCAACCATTACCGGAACTTGGTTACCCGGGAAATGCAGCAGCAGCTACATGGCCTGCATACAGAATGACAAAATCATCTTTAAGAACGCTTCAACGCCGTTTTCAAGGATGTATGAATAATGCACTTCTTAAAGTTATCCCTCTTGGTTCTAAAGAGATGGTAGCACTAGAAGTATATCTTACAGATAAAGCTAAGAATAGTGAAATCGCTATTCCAGGTTTAAAAAGATAG